In Drosophila subpulchrella strain 33 F10 #4 breed RU33 chromosome 3R, RU_Dsub_v1.1 Primary Assembly, whole genome shotgun sequence, the following are encoded in one genomic region:
- the LOC119555862 gene encoding omega-amidase NIT2-like: MSKASKIMRLVLLQLKDFKDKAANVQNAVSKIEAAVKEHSPRLITLPEYFNSPFPVHSESIPDGSTSQQLSSLAKKHQIYIVGGTIPELGENDAIYNTCTVWSPTGELVAKHRKMHLFDVDIKGGIRYKESETFSAGNDFTIIDIDGHRIGIGICYDIRFEEMARLYRNAGCEMIIYPASFNMTTGPLHWELLQRARANDNQLFVVTNSLARDPSAGYVAFGHSMVVDPWSKVQQTARTGEETVVADIDFSLVEQVRQQIPVFAQRRLDLYATEWKTK, translated from the exons ATGAGCAAAGCCAGCAAGA TCATGCGATTGGTGCTACTGCAACTAAAAGATTTTAAGGACAAGGCGGCCAATGTCCAAAATGCCGTCAGCAAAATAGAGGCGGCAGTCAAGGAGCACAGCCCTCGATTGATCACCTTGCCCGAGTACTTCAACTCCCCCTTCCCTGTGCACTCCGAGAGCATCCCCGATGGCTCCACCTCCCAGCAGCTCTCCAGTCTGGCCAAGAAGCACCAGATCTACATCGTCGGTGGAACTATTCCGGAACTGGGCGAGAATGATGCCATCTACAACACCTGTACGGTCTGGTCACCCACTGGTGAACTGGTGGCTAAGCACCGCAAGATGCATCTCTTTGATGTTGATATCAAGGGCGGCATTCGCTACAAGGAGTCGGAAACCTTTTCCGCAGGCAATGACTTCACCATCATCGACATAGATGGCCACAGGATCGGCATCGGCATCTGCTACGACATCCGATTTGAGGAGATGGCCAGGCTCTATCGCAATGCAGGCTGCGAGATGATCATCTATCCAGCTTCTTTCAACATGACCACGGGTCCACTTCACTGGGAGCTCCTCCAGCGAGCTCGTGCCAATGACAACCAGCTGTTTGTGGTCACAAATTCGCTAGCCAGAGATCCAAGCGCCGGCTATGTGGCTTTTGGCCATTCCATGGTGGTGGATCCCTGGTCCAAGGTGCAGCAAACTGCCCGCACAGGCGAGGAAACTGTGGTGGCCGATATCGACTTTTCCCTGGTGGAGCAAGTGCGCCAGCAAATACCCGTCTTTGCCCAACGTCGCCTGGATCTGTATGCCACCGAATGGAAGACCAAGTAA
- the LOC119562875 gene encoding BBSome-interacting protein 1 produces MSAVEAEVLQKIDLIEPTTGKLFFEHKTELLFCRPHLMPLKTQALERLEEMHRDTARQLQKKRHQQKSTEPTGSL; encoded by the coding sequence ATGTCCGCTGTGGAGGCTGAGGTGCTGCAGAAAATCGATCTGATTGAGCCCACGACCGGAAAGTTGTTTTTCGAGCACAAAACGGAGCTGCTTTTCTGCCGGCCCCATCTGATGCCGCTGAAGACGCAGGCGCTGGAACGTCTGGAGGAAATGCATCGGGACACCGCCCGGCAATTGCAGAAGAAGCGCCACCAGCAGAAGTCCACGGAGCCCACTGGCTCGCTATGA
- the LOC119562873 gene encoding LMBR1 domain-containing protein 2 homolog, with the protein MAYLLSFGIVAALFLASISLYRYGNIPRQHILVTLSVLTAWCFSFLIVFSIPLDVTSTLYRQCVEEHRPTPAPNATNTSAANVTPPPQCQEPWGMVPASVFPNLWRIIYWSSQFLTWLIMPLMQSYLKAGDFTVKGKLKSALIENAIYYGSYLFICGVLLIYIAVKGESLDWQKLKAIASSASNTWGLFLLILLLGYALVEVPRSLWNNAKPGFALQYAYFKAAKLSTEKAEAEEHVDDILESLQGLSRVIPNNHELRPCLETIMRKVPIELQERASRNFARTGGSGMGATSSTILPSEKALVRIHKQVIKSLQTLQRTEALWSVQVQTVLHLEDVAKNIHSSERRFKSEFPRQRTQLERICYSATLQWYWECLLKAPFLKAMCVLTATMSAMLVWSELTFFSRRPVLSIFANVIYVAKESYDFFTIEVFSMVVLCYFFYCTYSTILRIRFLNLYYLAPHHQTNEHSLIFSGMLLCRLTPPMCLNFLGLIHMDTHIIPNRIMETVYTQIMGHMDVIGIISNGFNIYFPMCMLAFCLATWFSLGSRALNALGFQQFLQNETIATELVQEGKDLIAREKRRRQRAEEAMARRRDFNRTDQVLGSDYLSKYRSGGPGGLAGSRTPADGLLRDGDGSFDYAAVASSSALGVPRSLSEEINDRFGVSTQVQVGFRDPDYEAEHDGRIVGPPPRGLFDDV; encoded by the exons ATGGCCTACCTACTGAGCTTCGGCATCGTGGCCGCCCTATTCCTGGCCAGCATCTCTTTGTATCGCTACGGCAACATACCACGTCAGCACATCCTGGTCACCTTGTCCGTGCTGACCGCCTGGTGCTTCTCCTTCTTGATCGTATTCTCCATCCCGCTGGATGTGACATCG ACCCTGTACCGCCAGTGCGTGGAGGAGCACCGACCGACCCCAGCCCCGAATGCGACCAATACGTCAGCCGCCAATGTGACCCCGCCGCCTCAGTGCCAGGAGCCGTGGGGCATGGTCCCAGCCTCCGTGTTCCCCAACCTGTGGCGCATTATATACTGGAGCTCGCAGTTCCTCACCTGGTTGATCATGCCGCTGATGCAGTCTTACCTCAAGGCTGGCGACTTTACAGTCAAGGGCAAACTAAAGTCGGCGCTTATCGAGAATGCCATCTACTACGGATCCTACCTGTTCATCTGCGGCGTACTTCTCATCTATATAGCTGTGAAAGGGGAGTCTCTGGATTGGCAAAAGCTAAAGGCAATAGCTTCGTCGGCTTCAAACACATGGGGTCTGTTCCTGCTAATCCTGCTTCTGGGCTACGCTCTGGTGGAGGTACCTAGGTCGCTTTGGAACAATGCTAAGCCGGGATTTGCGTTGCAATACGCCTACTTTAAGGCGGCCAAACTGAGCACGGAGAAGGCGGAGGCCGAGGAGCATGTGGATGATATTCTGGAGTCGCTGCAAGGCCTCAGCCGTGTCATACCGAACAATCATGAGCTGCGCCCCTGCTTGGAAACTATCATGCGCAAGGTTCCCATCGAGCTGCAGGAGCGGGCGAGCCGCAACTTTGCCCGCACCGGTGGCAGCGGCATGGGAGCCACTAGCTCCACCATCTTGCCCTCGGAGAAGGCGCTGGTTCGCATTCATAAGCAAGTAATCAAATCTCTGCAAACATTGCAGCGCACCGAAGCGCTGTGGAGCGTGCAGGTGCAGACGGTGTTGCACCTTGAGGATGTGGCCAAGAATATTCACTCTTCGGAACGGCGCTTCAAGTCGGAGTTTCCGCGCCAGCGCACACAGCTGGAGAGGATCTGTTACAGCGCCACGCTGCAGTGGTACTGGGAGTGTCTATTGAAAGCCCCGTTCCTGAAGGCCATGTGCGTCCTGACCGCCACCATGTCCGCTATGCTAGTGTGGAGTGAGCTTACCTTTTTCAGCCGTCGACCTGTGCTCTCCATTTTCGCCAACGTGATCTATGTGGCCAAGGAGAGCTACGACTTCTTCACCATCGAGGTCTTTTCTATGGTTGTCCTCTGCTACTTCTTCTATTGCACCTACTCCACGATATTGAGGATTCGCTTTCTGAACCTGTACTATCTGGCACCGCATCACCAGACCAACGAGCACAGCTTGATCTTCAGCGGCATGCTACTCTGCCGCCTGACGCCACCCATGTGCCTGAACTTCCTGGGTCTTATCCACATGGACACTCACATTATACCCAAT CGTATTATGGAGACGGTCTACACGCAGATTATGGGCCACATGGACGTTATCGGCATCATTTCGAATGGCTTCAATATCTACTTCCCGATGTGCATGCTGGCTTTCTGCCTGGCCACCTGGTTTAGCCTTGGCAGTCGGGCCCTTAATGCCCTCGGTTTCCAGCAGTTCCTGCAGAACGAAACGATTGCAACCGAGCTGGTACAGGAGGGAAAGGATCTTATAGCTCGGGAAAAGCGCCGGCGCCAGCGCGCTGAAGAGGCGATGGCCAGGAGACGCGACTTCAACCGAACCGACCAGGTTCTAGGCAGCGACTACTTGAGCAAATACCGTAGTGGAGGGCCTGGTGGGTTAGCCGGCAGTCGAACACCCGCGGACGGACTGCTCCGCGATGGTGACGGTAGCTTCGACTATGCGGCGGTGGCCTCCTCCTCTGCCCTGGGCGTTCCACGATCCCTGTCCGAGGAGATCAACGACCGATTTGGAGTGAGCACACAGGTGCAGGTGGGATTCCGGGACCCGGACTACGAGGCGGAGCACGATGGCCGCATTGTGGGACCGCCGCCGCGAGGACTCTTTGATGATGTCTAG